Proteins from a genomic interval of Alteromonas macleodii ATCC 27126:
- the thrB gene encoding homoserine kinase, translated as MKAFTAFAPASIGNVSLGFDVLGAALAPVDGTKLGDEVEIKAAESFSLETVGRFAHKLPGDADSNIVTKCYHYFCEQMEKAGKTTSPVALTLHKNLPIGSGLGSSASSIVAAFAALNAYFDTPFDEDTLLIMMGELEGQISGSIHYDNVAPCYLGGMTLMTGSDAPVTLSLPLNDEWYYAVCYSGISVSTAAARDILPKQVEMATALTFGRQLGVFVHALHVGNFDLAASVMNDVIAEPYRKSLLPGFDDARAFSEQAGALAFGISGSGPTVFAVCPSKAQAEKVAAYLTENYIQNEDGFSHVCQIPSQGTIVS; from the coding sequence ATGAAAGCATTCACGGCCTTCGCGCCGGCATCAATTGGAAATGTGAGCTTAGGCTTTGACGTACTGGGCGCAGCGCTTGCGCCCGTTGATGGCACTAAGCTAGGTGATGAAGTTGAAATAAAGGCGGCTGAGTCATTTTCACTAGAAACGGTGGGGCGCTTTGCTCACAAACTCCCGGGCGATGCAGACAGTAATATTGTAACCAAGTGCTATCACTATTTCTGTGAGCAAATGGAAAAGGCTGGAAAAACAACCTCTCCTGTTGCGCTTACGCTTCATAAAAACCTTCCAATAGGCAGCGGGTTGGGTTCAAGCGCAAGCTCTATAGTGGCAGCGTTTGCAGCGCTAAATGCTTACTTCGACACCCCGTTCGATGAAGATACTCTACTTATAATGATGGGCGAATTAGAAGGCCAAATAAGCGGTAGTATTCACTATGATAATGTTGCTCCCTGTTACTTAGGTGGTATGACGTTAATGACAGGTAGCGATGCGCCTGTCACGCTGTCGTTGCCGTTAAACGACGAATGGTACTATGCCGTTTGTTATTCAGGCATTAGCGTATCAACGGCGGCTGCTCGCGATATCTTGCCTAAACAGGTGGAAATGGCGACGGCACTAACCTTTGGTCGACAGCTAGGTGTGTTTGTACACGCCTTACATGTAGGTAACTTTGATTTGGCAGCATCGGTAATGAACGATGTCATAGCCGAACCTTACAGAAAATCGCTACTGCCTGGCTTTGATGACGCTCGTGCGTTTAGTGAGCAAGCGGGTGCGCTCGCTTTTGGTATTTCTGGCTCGGGACCTACGGTTTTTGCCGTGTGTCCAAGTAAAGCGCAGGCGGAAAAAGTCGCCGCCTATTTAACAGAGAACTACATTCAAAATGAAGATGGCTTTAGCCATGTGTGCCAAATACCAAGCCAAGGCACCATTGTTTCTTAA
- the thrA gene encoding bifunctional aspartate kinase/homoserine dehydrogenase I, with product MKVLKFGGSSLADAPRYMRVMEISTATHQTDGAAVVLSAPKGVTNALSLLCEQAAAGEDFQPLFNKLNDTVTGIANNLNEELDGFAHASVVEFINSHLSVLKQHLEGIKLLGVAPDNVAAGILSIGEYISVTLFSAMLSAKGIANRVIDPVKYVLAEGDYLDSIADVSLSKARFSDVPTDGSEFLVMPGFVAANEAGEKVTLGRNGSDYSAAILAACIDANCCEIWTDVDGVYNADPNQVEGAVLLDKLTYQEAMELSYFGAKVLHPKTIGPIAQHHIPCLIRNTLNPAAPGTLISNEKSEVWTSVKGISQLDNVTMFNVAGPGLKGMVGMASRVFEVMSNANISISLITQSSSEYSISFCIQSKDASRALTLLEDAFALELQNQLLDPIEVRHDLAIVTLVGDGMRQTKGLAARFFNSLAQARVNNVAIAQGSSERSISTVIESKRAKKAVKVIHQNFFSDRHTIDVFLVGCGNVGTELLGQIEKQQPALLKRNVQLRVYGIANSRKLLLNSQGIDLSGDWKAALESASEGLSVERLHQFANDNSLVNPVIVDCTSHEAIAQQYVDMMESGFHVVTPNKKANTSAMSYYRKLRKTAQSTNRQYLYETTVGAGLPVIDNLQKLFSAGDTLHRFEGILSGSLSYVFGKLEEGMSLSQATQTAKDNGFTEPDPRDDLSGMDVARKLLIMAREADLALELSDIEIESVLPEGFAEDCSIDEFMQQLPELDASFGEKVEAAKAEGKVLRYIGSIEDGKCKVSIQAVPASNPLSQVKDGENALAINSDYYSPIPYVIRGYGAGGTVTAAGVFADILRTMPWKQMAH from the coding sequence ATGAAAGTCTTAAAGTTTGGGGGTTCTTCTCTAGCCGATGCACCGCGATACATGCGCGTTATGGAGATTAGCACGGCGACCCACCAAACCGACGGTGCTGCGGTTGTACTCTCTGCCCCAAAGGGGGTAACGAACGCGCTTTCACTACTATGTGAACAAGCAGCCGCGGGTGAAGATTTCCAGCCGTTATTCAATAAGTTGAACGACACGGTTACCGGCATCGCCAACAACCTAAACGAAGAACTCGACGGGTTTGCACATGCAAGCGTGGTAGAATTCATTAATAGTCACCTTTCCGTATTAAAACAGCACCTTGAAGGTATTAAGCTGCTTGGTGTTGCACCTGATAATGTCGCTGCCGGTATTCTAAGTATTGGTGAGTACATCTCGGTGACGCTTTTTAGCGCTATGCTATCTGCTAAAGGTATTGCTAATCGCGTTATCGACCCGGTTAAGTATGTGCTGGCCGAAGGCGATTACCTAGACAGCATTGCCGATGTGTCGCTTAGTAAAGCCCGCTTTTCAGATGTGCCTACTGACGGCAGTGAATTTCTTGTCATGCCGGGGTTTGTTGCTGCTAACGAAGCGGGCGAGAAAGTCACGCTTGGGCGTAACGGCTCAGACTATTCAGCGGCCATTTTAGCGGCGTGTATAGACGCAAATTGCTGTGAAATTTGGACAGACGTAGACGGTGTTTATAACGCTGACCCGAATCAAGTTGAAGGGGCAGTGCTGTTAGACAAGCTTACCTATCAAGAAGCGATGGAGCTATCTTATTTCGGTGCTAAGGTGCTTCATCCGAAAACTATCGGTCCTATTGCCCAACACCACATCCCTTGTTTGATCAGAAACACACTAAACCCAGCTGCGCCAGGTACGCTAATCAGCAATGAAAAAAGCGAGGTGTGGACGTCAGTTAAAGGTATTTCACAGCTTGATAACGTCACCATGTTTAACGTTGCAGGCCCTGGCCTTAAAGGCATGGTAGGTATGGCAAGTCGTGTGTTTGAGGTGATGTCGAACGCCAATATTTCAATAAGCCTTATTACCCAGTCTTCTTCAGAATACTCAATCAGTTTCTGTATCCAAAGCAAAGACGCCAGCCGAGCGTTAACGCTTCTTGAAGATGCGTTCGCGCTAGAGCTTCAAAATCAATTGCTAGATCCTATTGAAGTGCGTCATGACCTAGCCATTGTTACTTTGGTTGGTGACGGTATGCGTCAAACCAAAGGGTTGGCTGCGCGTTTCTTTAACTCGCTTGCCCAAGCGCGCGTAAACAACGTAGCCATTGCTCAAGGCTCTTCAGAGCGCTCTATTTCAACGGTAATTGAAAGTAAGCGTGCTAAGAAAGCAGTAAAAGTCATTCATCAGAATTTTTTCTCTGACCGCCATACCATCGACGTGTTCCTAGTAGGGTGTGGCAATGTGGGAACCGAACTGCTAGGTCAAATTGAAAAACAACAGCCTGCGTTGTTAAAACGCAACGTGCAGCTGCGAGTTTATGGTATTGCAAATAGCCGTAAGCTGCTGTTAAACAGCCAAGGTATTGATTTAAGCGGTGACTGGAAAGCGGCACTTGAATCGGCAAGCGAAGGATTAAGCGTTGAACGCCTGCATCAGTTTGCTAACGACAATAGTCTGGTAAACCCGGTGATTGTTGACTGTACTAGTCACGAAGCGATTGCACAGCAATATGTAGATATGATGGAAAGCGGTTTTCACGTGGTAACGCCAAATAAAAAGGCGAACACGAGCGCAATGTCTTACTACCGTAAGCTTCGCAAGACCGCGCAATCGACAAATCGTCAGTACCTTTACGAAACCACTGTCGGCGCAGGGCTACCGGTTATTGATAACTTGCAAAAGCTATTCAGCGCCGGCGACACCTTACACCGCTTTGAAGGAATTCTATCGGGCAGTTTGTCTTATGTATTTGGCAAACTTGAAGAGGGCATGAGCCTGTCGCAAGCGACACAAACAGCCAAAGACAACGGTTTCACAGAGCCTGATCCGCGCGATGACTTAAGCGGCATGGACGTAGCGCGCAAGCTGCTTATCATGGCTCGTGAAGCTGATTTAGCGTTAGAACTATCTGACATTGAAATTGAGTCTGTACTGCCAGAAGGCTTTGCTGAAGACTGTTCAATTGACGAGTTTATGCAGCAGCTGCCAGAGTTAGATGCGTCGTTTGGTGAAAAGGTTGAAGCGGCTAAAGCAGAAGGTAAAGTACTTCGTTATATCGGCAGCATTGAAGACGGAAAATGCAAAGTAAGCATTCAGGCTGTACCGGCAAGTAACCCTCTTTCGCAGGTAAAAGACGGTGAAAACGCGCTGGCGATTAACAGTGACTACTATAGCCCAATCCCTTATGTAATTAGAGGATATGGAGCAGGTGGTACGGTAACAGCAGCAGGGGTGTTTGCTGACATTCTGCGTACTATGCCGTGGAAGCAAATGGCGCACTAA
- a CDS encoding excinuclease ABC subunit UvrA encodes MHNDEGKINVRGARVHNLKNISIDIPRNEVVVFTGVSGSGKSSLAFGTLYAEAQHRYLDSISPYARRLIEQVEKPDVDVIDGLPPAVGLHQRRGAPSVRSSVGSITTLSNSLRMLYSRAGDYPKGQSIVYADGFSPNTPEGACEHCDGIGKVFDTQAHRLVPDDSLTIREGAVAAWPGAWQGKNLVRVLLSLDIDVDIPWRELPQKTRDWILFTDEMPQLPVYRNYNLAQTRKAQQEGEPASYNGKFISARRHVLDTFKTSQKEKMKQRIAPFISVEACPVCRGKKLKQNALAVKVDGLDIIEFSRLPLQQVHEKLQALRKSVNGDTSERGQVIRTITGDIIERVKPIVALGLHYLSLDRSTTSISVGELQRLRLTTQLKSNLFGVVFVMDEPSSGLHPRDVEGLIHALHNITDTGNSLLVVEHNPYVIKGANWVVDVGPKAGVNGGELVYSGPVKELASTKNSLTADYVFNNKALSQRIKRKSSGGLRLKDVSRNNVSHVDIDIPLGVMTCVTGVSGSGKSSLISQALVELVKDGLSTAEKEGKRAQETRETKELLTDANSLLTNDTFSLKSEPRQGCIESGLEALSRIVVVDQSPIGRTPRSTLATYTGIFDQIRSLFASTEEAKSRGYDAGHFSFNVAKGRCPHCEGLGVVSVELLFMPSVYSPCTVCNGQRFNDNVLEVGYNEHSIADVLSLTVEEALSAFSDNQVITRGLTTLMNVGLGYLTLGQSATELSGGEAQRIKLASELKRAQNANTLYVLDEPTTGLHLSDTALLMQHLSTLVEAGNTVVMVEHNMQVAGACDHIIDMGPGAGDEGGEIVAEGRPEEVAKVQQSATAPFLKASLA; translated from the coding sequence GTGCACAATGATGAGGGAAAAATTAACGTACGCGGCGCTCGTGTACACAACTTAAAAAATATCAGTATTGATATACCGCGAAATGAAGTGGTGGTGTTTACCGGTGTATCTGGCTCAGGAAAATCTTCTTTGGCTTTCGGTACGCTTTACGCAGAAGCTCAGCACCGCTATTTAGATTCAATATCACCTTATGCCAGACGACTAATTGAGCAGGTGGAGAAACCTGACGTAGACGTGATTGACGGCTTACCGCCTGCTGTGGGCCTGCACCAGCGCCGGGGCGCACCTTCAGTTCGTTCTTCCGTTGGTAGTATCACCACGCTTTCTAATAGTCTGCGAATGCTTTATTCCCGGGCCGGGGATTATCCCAAAGGGCAGAGCATTGTCTACGCAGACGGGTTTTCTCCTAATACGCCCGAAGGTGCATGTGAACATTGTGACGGTATTGGAAAAGTTTTTGACACACAAGCTCATCGCCTTGTACCCGACGACAGCCTCACCATACGTGAGGGCGCTGTGGCAGCTTGGCCTGGTGCATGGCAGGGCAAAAACCTAGTAAGGGTATTGTTGTCGCTAGATATCGATGTTGATATTCCATGGCGTGAACTGCCTCAAAAAACCCGTGACTGGATCTTATTTACCGACGAAATGCCTCAGTTACCTGTATACCGAAACTATAACCTAGCGCAAACCCGTAAAGCACAACAAGAGGGCGAGCCTGCCAGCTACAATGGCAAGTTTATCAGCGCGCGACGTCATGTGCTCGATACGTTTAAAACCTCTCAAAAAGAGAAAATGAAGCAGCGAATTGCTCCCTTTATATCTGTTGAAGCATGTCCGGTTTGCCGTGGAAAAAAGCTTAAGCAAAATGCGCTGGCAGTGAAAGTTGATGGCTTAGATATTATTGAGTTTTCAAGGCTGCCACTACAGCAAGTTCACGAAAAGCTTCAGGCATTAAGAAAGTCAGTCAACGGTGATACTTCAGAGCGTGGTCAGGTGATACGTACTATTACGGGCGACATTATTGAAAGAGTGAAGCCCATAGTAGCGCTTGGGCTTCATTACCTTTCGTTAGATAGAAGTACAACAAGTATCTCAGTAGGCGAACTACAGCGATTGCGTCTGACGACCCAGCTTAAATCGAATTTATTTGGCGTTGTCTTTGTTATGGATGAACCCTCATCAGGTCTTCACCCTCGCGATGTAGAAGGGCTTATTCACGCGCTTCACAATATTACCGATACGGGCAATTCACTGCTCGTTGTCGAGCACAATCCTTACGTCATCAAAGGGGCTAACTGGGTCGTAGATGTAGGGCCGAAAGCGGGAGTGAACGGAGGTGAGCTTGTCTATAGTGGGCCGGTTAAAGAACTGGCAAGCACAAAAAACTCTTTAACGGCAGACTATGTTTTTAACAATAAAGCACTAAGCCAGCGTATAAAACGTAAATCATCAGGGGGATTGCGTTTAAAAGACGTGTCCAGAAATAATGTCAGCCATGTTGATATTGATATTCCACTAGGTGTGATGACCTGTGTCACTGGCGTTTCCGGCTCTGGAAAGTCGAGTTTAATTAGCCAAGCATTAGTTGAGTTGGTCAAAGATGGTTTAAGTACAGCCGAGAAAGAAGGGAAGCGAGCGCAAGAAACAAGAGAAACGAAAGAACTGCTTACTGACGCCAATTCGCTTCTTACTAACGACACTTTTTCACTTAAAAGTGAACCGCGACAAGGCTGTATTGAAAGCGGACTTGAAGCGTTAAGTCGTATAGTTGTGGTAGATCAGTCTCCCATCGGCAGGACACCCCGTTCAACTTTGGCAACCTATACCGGCATATTTGACCAAATCAGAAGTTTATTTGCTTCAACCGAAGAAGCAAAATCCCGTGGTTACGATGCGGGTCATTTCTCGTTTAACGTTGCAAAAGGGCGGTGCCCACATTGTGAAGGCTTGGGTGTGGTATCGGTAGAATTACTATTTATGCCGAGTGTTTATTCCCCCTGTACTGTTTGTAACGGTCAGCGTTTTAACGATAACGTACTGGAAGTTGGTTACAATGAGCATTCTATCGCTGATGTATTATCGCTTACGGTTGAAGAAGCACTATCTGCATTTAGTGATAATCAAGTTATTACGCGGGGACTTACAACGCTAATGAACGTAGGGCTTGGCTATCTAACCCTTGGGCAAAGTGCCACTGAATTATCAGGCGGCGAGGCGCAGCGCATTAAATTAGCGTCAGAACTTAAACGTGCTCAAAATGCTAATACCCTATACGTGCTTGATGAACCTACAACAGGTTTACATCTTTCAGACACTGCATTGCTTATGCAGCATTTAAGCACCTTAGTTGAAGCGGGGAATACTGTGGTGATGGTTGAGCACAATATGCAGGTGGCTGGGGCTTGCGACCACATTATTGATATGGGGCCAGGCGCTGGTGATGAGGGAGGAGAAATAGTTGCTGAAGGCAGACCAGAGGAGGTTGCTAAAGTTCAGCAAAGTGCAACAGCCCCATTTTTAAAGGCGAGTTTGGCTTAA
- a CDS encoding LysR substrate-binding domain-containing protein, with protein sequence MKYLEGIAEFCAVADVGNFTGAANKLDTSVAQISRKVASLEKQLGVKLLQRTTRSVSLTEAGTQYFQQAMPALKALEDAQLAVSALQASPQGLIKLTAPVAFGEAFIAPLLNTFMQKYAGISVQCTFSNEKLDIVELGLDLAIRIGKLEDSTLVAKKLATRHLFVCGSRDYFKEQGQPKSIEELKEHSLLVGSQPYWRLLIDNKIQSIPVQGRVRYNSGNALCSAAVAGLGIAQLPGFYVRKALASGQLIELFPEYKDKQEAIWAVFPSNRNVAPKIRLLVDFLAQHLISDS encoded by the coding sequence ATGAAATATCTAGAAGGCATAGCCGAGTTTTGTGCCGTAGCTGACGTTGGCAATTTTACCGGGGCTGCAAATAAGCTCGATACGTCAGTGGCGCAGATAAGCCGTAAAGTCGCATCACTTGAAAAGCAGCTAGGCGTAAAATTATTACAGCGTACAACGCGCAGCGTATCGCTTACTGAAGCGGGTACGCAGTATTTTCAGCAGGCAATGCCCGCGTTAAAGGCGCTCGAAGATGCCCAGCTAGCTGTGAGCGCACTGCAAGCATCGCCGCAAGGGCTAATTAAACTTACCGCTCCCGTAGCGTTTGGCGAAGCATTCATAGCGCCATTGCTCAATACCTTTATGCAAAAGTACGCTGGCATTAGTGTGCAGTGTACGTTCTCCAATGAAAAACTCGATATTGTGGAGCTTGGTCTCGATCTCGCTATTCGTATTGGCAAACTAGAAGACTCGACGCTGGTTGCAAAAAAGCTGGCTACACGTCATTTGTTTGTATGCGGAAGTAGGGATTATTTTAAAGAGCAAGGTCAACCCAAAAGTATTGAAGAGTTAAAAGAGCACTCGTTGCTGGTGGGGTCACAACCCTATTGGCGTTTACTTATCGATAATAAAATTCAATCAATTCCTGTACAGGGAAGAGTACGGTATAACAGCGGGAATGCCCTATGCAGCGCCGCGGTTGCTGGTTTGGGTATTGCACAGCTACCCGGTTTTTACGTGCGTAAAGCGCTAGCCTCTGGTCAGCTAATAGAGCTGTTTCCCGAGTACAAAGACAAGCAAGAGGCTATTTGGGCCGTATTTCCTTCAAACCGAAATGTTGCACCTAAAATTAGATTGCTGGTGGATTTTTTAGCTCAACATCTCATCTCAGACAGCTGA